In one Lolium rigidum isolate FL_2022 chromosome 3, APGP_CSIRO_Lrig_0.1, whole genome shotgun sequence genomic region, the following are encoded:
- the LOC124699467 gene encoding protein DETOXIFICATION 29-like, with product MVGKSWQEAKLMWHIAFPVILTIVCNSSIGFVTSAFAGHIGEVELAAVTVSRNVIEGFAYGVLMGMGSALETLCGQAVGAGQVGMLGVYIQRSWIICGATALALVPTYVFTAPILHALHQPAAISAVAGPYTWWVLPQLFAYAANFPLQKFFQSQSKVWAMTFISGAALAVHVALNFLFVTRLGYGLFGAAMIGNVTWWIIIAAQFAYLVSGCFPEAWKGFSLLAFNNLAAFVRLSLASAVMLCLELWYYTAVIILVGLLKNAQLQVDVMSVCINYELWTLMVALGFNAAVSIRVSNELGANRPKAANFAVIMAASTSATIGVVFLAVFLIWRTELPRFFSDNEEVVREAAKLGYLLAATIFLNSIQPVFSGVAIGAGWQSLVAFINIGCYYFVGLPLGALFGFKLKLGALGIWVGMLIGTLLQTAVLLVICIRTKWEKQAMLAEERIREWGGSSDTLPATTTMTVMKDGVER from the exons ATGGTGGGCAAGAGCTGGCAGGAGGCGAAGCTGATGTGGCACATCGCGTTCCCCGTGATCCTCACCATCGTGTGCAATTCCTCCATTGGCTTTGTCACCTCTGCCTTCGCCGGCCATATCGGCGAGGTCGAGCTCGCTGCCGTGACGGTCTCCAGGAACGTCATCGAGGGCTTCGCCTACGGAGTTCTG ATGGGCATGGGCAGCGCGCTGGAGACGCTGTGCGGGCAGGCCGTCGGCGCGGGTCAGGTAGGCATGCTGGGCGTCTACATCCAGCGGTCCTGGATCATCTGCGGTGCCACTGCCCTGGCGCTGGTCCCGACCTACGTCTTCACGGCGCCGATTCTCCATGCGCTCCACCAGCCCGCCGCCATCTCCGCCGTGGCGGGGCCGTACACGTGGTGGGTCCTCCCGCAGTTGTTCGCCTATGCTGCCAACTTCCCCCTGCAGAAGTTCTTCCAGTCGCAGAGCAAGGTATGGGCCATGACCTTCATCTCCGGCGCGGCGCTCGCCGTCCACGTCGCGCTCAACTTCCTCTTTGTCACGCGTCTCGGCTACGGCCTCTTCGGCGCCGCCATGATCGGGAACGTCACCTGGTGGATCATCATCGCGGCGCAGTTTGCGTACCTTGTCTCCGGCTGCTTCCCAGAggcgtggaaggggttctcgctgcTCGCGTTCAATAACCTCGCCGCCTTCGTCAGGCTCTCCCTCGCCTCCGCCGTCATGCTCTG CTTGGAGCTGTGGTACTACACTGCAGTTATCATCCTTGTGGGTCTACTGAAGAATGCCCAACTCCAGGTTGACGTCATGTCAGTTTG CATCAATTACGAGCTCTGGACCCTGATGGTGGCACTAGGCTTCAACGCAGCAGTCAG CATTAGGGTGTCAAACGAGCTTGGCGCCAACAGGCCCAAGGCGGCCAATTTCGCCGTGATCATGGCGGCGTCGACGTCCGCCACCATTGGGGTGGTGTTCCTGGCCGTGTTCCTTATCTGGAGGACGGAGCTTCCGCGGTTCTTCAGCGACAATGAAGAGGTGGTGAGAGAAGCGGCAAAGCTGGGCTACCTTCTTGCAGCAACCATCTTCCTCAACAGCATCCAGCCCGTGTTCTCAG GCGTGGCGATAGGAGCAGGGTGGCAGTCGCTTGTGGCATTCATAAACATTGGGTGCTACTACTTTGTTGGCCTTCCACTGGGAGCCCTCTTTGGCTTCAAGCTAAAGCTTGGTGCACTG GGGATTTGGGTGGGCATGTTAATTGGTACGCTTCTACAGACTGCTGTACTTCTCGTAATTTGCATTAGAACCAAGTGGGAGAAGCAG GCTATGTTGGCTGAAGAGAGGATCAGGGAGTGGGGAGGAAGCAGTGACACATTGCCGGCGACGACAACGATGACAGTGATGAAGGACGGCGTAGAGAGATGA